The DNA sequence AGCCTAAAGAAGAGTGTTACCTAAGCCAAaattacatctgaggaagtgggtttaTGTGTAATGTTGACCATGGTTTTCATTGCTGGCTGGTACAATTATTTTCAAAGAACTGTTCTccctccagcatgttaaaaaagggATCATTTCTGGATTTCAGGAATTATGTTCTTTTTCATCTGTAATCTGTTATGTATTACAGAAATTATTTCATAATCAGAATTTAAGTAATATTACAATTGGTTTATAGTACTGCACAATTTGCCACTCAAAACTTACCATTGCTGATGGATCATCAAGCAACCATGTATATCAACACTCTCTGCCTGgatattatgtttattattattataactgtgAAGCTTTCTTTGCCAAGTGCTTACAGTTTACACAGCTATGTATTTCCATTGCTTTTAATTAGGATATTTTTTATTTAGTAGAACATATCTACTTGCATATATAGAATAACATGTATGGCCACTCTTCCATGcattttttattgtttgcatgAAGACACTTCTTGGTCACTAAGTACATGTAAAGGCTGTCAAACAGAAGCAGTATGATGTGGGCTAACTTTACAGGGGCCTACTGGTAATATGTCATACCACCATCTACCTTGAATGTTTGGAATGATAGCTTTTCAGAGCTAAGCGAATTAGCAATATGGATAAAGGTTGTTCTGTTAACTCTATCTTTATGAAACTATATACCTTTCATGCTCTTGGCAGTGTGTATGTCCTGTACTTTGTGGCATGATATTCAAGAAATTATCAATCTGCCAGTCTGAACAGGTATTTTTATATAGAAGTAAAGGACACTACTGTAAAGCATGCCAACAGATGCGAGTTATGAAATATAAATAGCATTTATTACACTGCAacgaaataaaacaaaacaatcttctCAAAACGTCATAACAAACAAAAGATTACCCAGAAATTGGGGaataaaaattggtaaaaataacTCTGGTTCCCTTGGAACAATATTGTTTTACCATATCCAAATTTGGATGCAAGCCAACAaaaggtttaataaaaaaaataataacaatatagaaACAATAACATTTCAATACAAAATTAAGTGGTGGATGTGTTTTCCTGCTTCACTTTAACAATGTTCTCCAAGGTTTTTATTCTTCTATCCATTTTCTGGAGGACTCTCACTATTTTCCTATTTAGGTTCAGCTGAGTCTTCAAGGAAGATTGCACtgtacagaaaaaagaaatatacgaatagcttttaataagacagtttatTGCAATGTATTCTCTGTTTAACACAATATGTTCGTTTATTTCTTGTTATTTACTGTCTTGTAAGTTAAGTTTTCGTGATATTCAGGTATTTGGTATATAGAAATATGTTATTAATGGAAACCTTAATCCTTATATGATCACCACTCTTATTTGAAATAgacaatgcatatttatttaaattcacctGATTGTTGAAGTTCTGCCAGAGTTTGGGTTTCTGGCAAGATGTCACTTGCTGCAAGGATTCCTGGTGGTCCCGATTGGATTCCAGTTCCAGAAAGTTCATCAGTAACATCTGCATTTTTATGCATATAAAAAAAGTAAAGAGATAACTAAATCAGAAATTGTGCATTGATCATAGTAAGAATACTCTAGGAAAACTGTAGGTCGAGAATACaactaaaaatgtaggacattaaaatttCTCCATCTTTTTGCAGATAGCATAAATAAGAATACAGAGTGGAAATGCTGTTGTCTAATATATTTATCCTCCATATCTACACCCATCTATCCCTTCCTGTGTTGGAAAGGTATGGCGACCTCTGGGATGGTATTCCATTTTAgagttgttttcttttgcaaactTATAAGGGAAATAGCATAACATGATATTGATATAGTTACTGTCTTTAGCAACTGTTCCTTATGGCTACAACACTGGGAAAATTCCATGGCATACCATGCAACAATGAGCCTTTAGTTGTAAAGCTACAAACTTACCcgatggattttttttcctgggagcCATTGTTCCCGGCCATAAGCCACAGCTCTTTCATCAGGTGGAAAaagggtggttgtttttctttggggggtGATGCCCCAAAACTATTCACACAGTCCAAAAAGGTATCACGCGTTTTTTTGAACTTCATGAATACCTCTTCGACGGTGCGGTTGTagccatgcatttttaaatgcgCTGCTACCTCTCTATGCACTTGAAGAATGGGCATAGAACGGGACCTCATGAGCATCTTTAACTTTCCGCTCCCCCTAACACTTCTCAGGAGCAAATCTATCTCCTTATTTGCCCACGTGGAACCCTTCCTACGCGCCATCACTGCTTCCCAGGAACTTCGGCCACTCTGCAAAGGTCCAGCGGGGAGATGGATTTGCGACGTCATCACTGTGCAGGGATTCTTGGCGCCAAAACATAGACTTGCGCCCTCTAGTGCTTTTACTGCAGAGCCGGGAGTTTGGGAGTGGagagagccagcagcagcagctaggtgATACTGCAAACGTTTGATTCACAACCTCTATAATTAGATTGCAGACTTATTTTATATTTGCTGTCATTGGGAAAGCCATGGATAGCCATCCAGTGACCGAAAGTGGTGCCTCCACGCAAGCAAGGGGGAGGGTGTGGAGTGCCAATGAAGTTTTGGCCTTATTGGAAATatggaaagaacaaaaattgcaaaacaaattaaaaaaagaattatagaaatttggatatttttaaggTTGTATCTGATGAAATGGCAAAGAGAAACCATGTCAGATCTGCCGAGGAATGCAGAAGCAAATCCAAAAAAATGAGATTTGAGTATAGAAAGGTTGTGAAACATAATCAGAGAAGTGGAAGCAACCCTATTACATGTCCCTTTTATAGGGAACTAGAGGAAATCTTTCATGGGGATGTTAGCATCACCCCTCATAGGTTATCCCGAAGTCTTCATTTTGAAAGGGAGGGTGAAACCACAAATGTGACTGAGGAAACCGCATCCACCTCCATGGCTAACACAGGCGATGGAGGCACCCAGGAAACAACTACCAGACAAGACAGTGATGAAGGCAAGTAGCCCATCTGTAATGCCTGAAGATTTCTGCTATGTGCGTGACAACATTACTATTTTGATAAAATAACAAATGCTTTactctttctttccccttgaaATTTTTCAGATTCTGATGACACTTGTCTCGATGACACAATCATAAgtatacctttcaccattttggaaagTGGACCTACGCAAATAGCAGGTAGTAATATATAAATTTATGTCTTTTTCTGGATCTCTGTTCTGTTAATAAATATAGTGAACCTGTATATGTGTTCAAAATAAATAACGTTGGTGTTTCATGCTACACTTTGAAGGTGCGACTGGAGAACAATTGGGAGACTTGCAAAGACGTGCAGATGATACAAGCGGTGGAACTGATGGTAGGTAGTATCTGCTTCTCTAGGAAAATTCCTTGTCTAAAACCCTTTACATGATGCTACCATAAGAAATACATTTCCTTACTGTGGGCTTAATCTATTTTCtctaatttttaaatttcagCACGTAACGATCCCGATGAGGAACAGGAACAACCCAATGTATTGCTGTCTCCTGGAACAAGACTCTGATCAAACAGGAACAGGAATCGTCGCGCCAGAAGAGGAGAACATATTGCGCGCACTATAATGCAGAGTGCTAGTCGAGAGGCCCAACTTACCCGGAGAACACAGGAACGGTTCATGGAGATTGTACACGACAGCATGAAAGACTGTAGGAGGACAGAAATGGAACTTGTAAATATTATGAAGGAAGATGTAAGGAGAAGTGCACAGGACAGACAGAGAATGTTGCAGTACATGGAGACCATGACTGAACTGTACCGGAGGAAAGTTGATCATGAATGTTCACTTCCAACGGGGCAACATGTTACTATCGCCCAAGGAACCATGCACACATCATTCAGGGCATCTCCGGGTGATATTCCTCCCTCAACACCAGGCCCAGCTGTCTGTACAGATTTCCAGGAGCAACCATCCCCATCGTATGTTGGTGGGCAATGTCAAGGGAACAATTCCCCTGAACTCTTTGATGAACTTCCTCCTGCTTATGCTCCTGATGGTTGTCCTGTCACTCCCACTAGTAACATTATTGATGATGACAACACATTAGAGAACATCAACAGGGATGTTCAGAATGCTGTGGAAGTCACTGATCCCCTTCAGAATGAAGGCTGCATTGGAACCGTGCAATGTGAGAGCAATGCTGGAACATCTTCCTTGCAATGCGCTGTTGCacctcaacaaaaacaaaataaaccatgcAGTTCTCGTACTGGGAGgataatcaagaaaaaaaaaatattttccccataagGGAAAACATTTATAGGGAAAAGGTTATGTTTTGAAACCGCAGATATGTTTCAGCATTCAATGTTTACCCTGTTATGTGCCCGATAAGGAGGGACTGTAACCATTTCTCCTTGAACCAAATTAAAGTTTAGTTTTCATGTTAAGGAAAACGTTTGTATGTCACCATGTGCATATGGATATGTTCTGACATAATGTATATACAGTTTATATAAAAGCCTGCTTTGTTTACATAATGGAAAACAAGTCAACAGACAgttttttttgtaaagaaaaaagatatttaatcgtgtttaaaaatgttaagttATATTGTTGACAAAATACAGCTGTGTTCTCTGAAATTGGTCTGCCCTCCTTAATATACCTAAACATTtccacagcaatagcaatattatTCAGCAATGGTTTCTAGAACAGCCTTCCTTTTGGTTTTAAAGTTTGGTATTATCCTTAAGGTCTTCACAGTACTGTATAACATTGCAATGGTAGGAACCATGATGTATTAATagaaatgtaatatatacaatccaTTTTTACACCATTGTTTTCCTATATTCCCAAAAATGATATTTCAAACATCAATATAGCAATTGTATAACTCTACAAAAtagatttccaaaatttgggtaaaaatgaaattaatctaTAACAGTCGGGTATTAATACCCCACAGTAATATATACACCACTAGCAGAACCtgattgggaaaaaaaaaagttacaagcAAAATGAATCTAAACAACCGAGATTCAACATTGCCATCTGGTAAAGTTATTCACATGTTGTACATGACACGTTGTCAAACACATGTATTTCAACATAAATAGATTGATACAAAGGTAAAccaagaaaaaatgttttgaacagATCAATGCTGTTGGCATAACTGATGTGATGTTATGAAAGATGAAATAATGTCAGTTTCTGGTGTTACCGACCCAAAATAATGCTAGTTACTGCAGATCTAACAGCTTGAccctcttttttgtgatttctagAGTGTCCTCCGATGTTATTCGAGAAAGCCGGGAGGACAATTTTCGCAGGTGGTTCAACATCGGGATCAAGGACTTCTCCCCTCGTCTCACAAATATTGTGCAGGATGGCACATGCTGTAACCACTGATATAAAATTTTcctctttcacagttagtctACCAGAAAGACAACCCCACCTAGATTTCAATCGCGCAAAACATCTCTCCACCACGCACCTTGCCTTACAATGGGCAGTGTTATAAGCAAGTTTGTCAGGTGTTAATTCTCCACGATATGGTGTCATTAGCCATTTCCTGATTGGGTAGGCACCATCCCCTATAATCAGTGGTGGAATGGCTACATCGTGGACATGCAGGGTGGGATTTCCGGGCACAAAACAGCCTTCATCCATCACTTCACAGATAGCAGAATTGTTAAATATGTGAGAATCGTGCGATCTCCCACAATTCCCGACTTCTATGTCGATTAGCCTTCCACTGTGGTCTGTAATTGCTTGCAGAACAATTGAAAATCCCTGCTTGCGGTTGATGTATTCCTCTCTGCGTCCCAGCGGTGGGCAAACAGAGATATGAGTGCCATCAATAGCTCCTATGCAGTGTGGGAATCCAAGTCTCTGAAATCCATCCATAATCTGAAAAAAGGCAAAGGTATAATAAATTTGGGATatcagaaaaagggggaaaatatatttcatatcagataatgcattattattatcattattattattattattgttattggtaTATGAAACTGGGATCACAGAGACAAAAGCATAACAAGGACAATagaaattattatgttttatatacctAGAACACACTGAAGGGGAATCCAGATGTTACTTATTCACATATCAACTCTTACAAACATATCAAGATACATTTTTCCAGATTTGCAAACCACAACAGCACAGCTGGATAAGAGAGAGGCCAGCAGCAGAGATGCACCTCCAAAGTGCATGCTGCAAGCCTAGGACCACCCCCCCCAGCACAtctggataagagagaggccAGCAGCAGAGATACACCTTTGAAATCCATGCCCCAAGCCCAGGACCATTAACCCACCCCAATAATTGCAAAGGTGATTGaaagcctttctttttttcccacacaagaaaaaggcaggatgtaaacatATCTTTATGGTATTACATAAACAAAATCTATATATCTGTAGATATGAATTAATGCATTTGCACCCAGAAGTCTTAGGTTTAAAAGTAATATTGATACACACCGTGTGGTAGTTTCCAAGCTGGATAGTTTtcctcagcagcagcttctccatagcAAGGCACACCTCGATGGCAATTTCTGCAGCTGTGGATATTCCAACCTCAAAACGGGAAGCCGCCTTCCTATACATCAAAGGGCTTGAGAGCCACCAAATAGTtagggccactctcttctccaccgggatgggACTCCGGAATCTAGACTCCCCACGCTCCAGCTCTGGTCTTAAGATGCTAGCCAGATCAAAAAGGGTTTCTTTAGACATGCGGAAGTTAGAAACCCACATGTCGTTATCCCATCGCTGGAGGACTTCGTCACTCCACCAGTTGGTCCGCTCCCGGGGTTGCTGCCACCAACGTGGGATGCGAGGCCAGGTCGCCATCCATGCCAGACAGCTGGATATATCTAGATTGCCGCTGGCAGCCATAACTGCAATCTTACTCAGAGCAGCCCTCCGGCGCGAAATGAGGACAAGCGATTTGGCAATGCGActcattcttctccttcttcgcTCGTCTTCTTTCTCTACCATGCTCACAAGATCAAAAAATGCTTTCTCCGACGCCATCTTTACAACCCACAAGGAAGTCATCGGACGACTTCCGGgtcaaaacaaccacagagtggCGACGTCATTGGTACACCGCCCACAAGATCTAATACGCATGCGCTATAgcaaaccgttctcagaacggtttcaagaaaaaggaatcgcagtgcggtaaactcccgttctgatcccgttctgatcacgttttgatttctaatgcggtaatatccgttccaggaacgttctcatcacgtgatgatatggaacgttctcagaacgcagtgcgataatcttccaagtctcaccaccatcacaagcacagttgtgTGAGTATAAGAAAGGGCTTTCTGCCCCTagaatctggaactcccttcccagaaggcccctTCCTTGTCCTTCCATCAGTAGGctgaaacctttttattcagataagtttttaaaaacacaatgttttaaaaga is a window from the Sceloporus undulatus isolate JIND9_A2432 ecotype Alabama chromosome 1, SceUnd_v1.1, whole genome shotgun sequence genome containing:
- the LOC121919388 gene encoding putative nuclease HARBI1, whose protein sequence is MTSLWVVKMASEKAFFDLVSMVEKEDERRRRRMSRIAKSLVLISRRRAALSKIAVMAASGNLDISSCLAWMATWPRIPRWWQQPRERTNWWSDEVLQRWDNDMWVSNFRMSKETLFDLASILRPELERGESRFRSPIPVEKRVALTIWWLSSPLMYRKAASRFEVGISTAAEIAIEVCLAMEKLLLRKTIQLGNYHTIMDGFQRLGFPHCIGAIDGTHISVCPPLGRREEYINRKQGFSIVLQAITDHSGRLIDIEVGNCGRSHDSHIFNNSAICEVMDEGCFVPGNPTLHVHDVAIPPLIIGDGAYPIRKWLMTPYRGELTPDKLAYNTAHCKARCVVERCFARLKSRWGCLSGRLTVKEENFISVVTACAILHNICETRGEVLDPDVEPPAKIVLPAFSNNIGGHSRNHKKEGQAVRSAVTSIILGR